In a genomic window of Phyllostomus discolor isolate MPI-MPIP mPhyDis1 chromosome 5, mPhyDis1.pri.v3, whole genome shotgun sequence:
- the LOC114497962 gene encoding olfactory receptor 2D2-like, translating into MQEINQSHVTEFILLGFSFSPRTMPLLFSAFLMIYLLVILGNSTITILICLDSRLHKPMYFFIGILSLLDVCYTTTTVPQMLAHMASQKKTISFARCVAQMYIFLVLGVTESWLFAIMSIDRYVAICHPLRYKVIMSPLLCGVMVIFCGLWGVISALLYTVFAMRLPYCGPNKINHFFCEVPAILKLACADTSVNDRVDFILGFSVILVPLFLILVVYVNILVAILRIRSAQGRLKAFSTCASHITVVTMFCVPAMVMYMKPGSEATPEEDKKLALFYNVISAFLNPIIYSLRNKDVKGAFLKVTGWGRAPE; encoded by the coding sequence ATGCAAGAGATTAACCAGTCCCATGTGACTGAATTCATCCTTCTGGGCTTCTCCTTCAGTCCCAGGACCATGCCTCTGCTCTTCTCAGCCTTCCTGATGATCTATCTGTTGGTTATTCTGGGCAACAGCACCATCACTATCCTCATCTGCCTGGATTCGCGCCTCCACAAACCCATGTACTTCTTTATTGGCATCCTTTCCCTGTTGGATGTGTGCTACACCACTACAACTGTGCCCCAGATGTTGGCACATATGGCTAGCCAGAAGAAGACCATCTCTTTTGCCCGCTGTGTGGCCCAAATGTACATTTTCTTGGTGCTAGGTGTAACTGAATCCTGGCTTTTTGCCATCATGTCTATAGACAGGTATGTGGCCATTTGCCACCCACTTAGGTACAAGGTCATCATGAGCCCACTGTTGTGTGGGGTAATGGTCATTTTCTGTGGACTCTGGGGTGTCATCTCTGCTCTTCTCTACACTGTGTTTGCCATGCGTCTGCCCTACTGTGGCCCCAACAAGATCAACCACTTCTTCTGTGAAGTCCCAGCAATCTTAAAACTGGCTTGTGCAGACACCTCAGTCAATGACCGAGTAGACTTCATTCTTGGCTTTAGTGTCATCCTGGTTCCACTTTTCCTTATCCTTGTTGTTTATGTCAACATCTTAGTTGCCATCTTGAGGATCCGTTCAGCCCAGGGGCGGCTGAAGGCCTTCTCCACATGTGCCTCCCATATCACTGTGGTCACCATGTTCTGTGTCCCAGCCATGGTCATGTACATGAAGCCTGGCTCTGAGGCCACCCCAGAGGAAGACAAAAAGTTGGCCCTGTTCTACAATGTCATCTCTGCTTTCCTCAACCCCATCATCTATAGCCTCCGAAATAAAGATGTGAAGGGGGCATTCCTCAAGGTGACAGGCTGGGGCAGAGCCCCAGAATGA